From Marivirga harenae, one genomic window encodes:
- a CDS encoding DUF3817 domain-containing protein — MIKNLRVIAILEGISYILLGVTMPLKYMLNMPQPNYFVGMAHGVLFIAYCVLVVYAAYKRNWTMKLTLLSLAASLIPFGTFYAEWKWFRKMSIQQ, encoded by the coding sequence ATGATTAAAAACTTAAGAGTTATAGCTATTTTAGAAGGTATCTCCTACATATTGCTTGGCGTAACAATGCCGCTAAAATATATGCTGAATATGCCACAACCCAACTATTTTGTAGGAATGGCACATGGTGTACTTTTCATTGCGTATTGTGTTCTGGTAGTATATGCAGCTTATAAAAGAAATTGGACAATGAAGTTAACACTGCTTTCACTAGCCGCTTCTTTAATTCCTTTTGGCACTTTTTACGCAGAGTGGAAATGGTTCAGAAAAATGAGTATTCAACAATAA
- a CDS encoding alpha/beta hydrolase produces MRNTVHFQHKAVFYQSEPISSSTNEIWFVLHGYGQLPQYFIRKFKEISTKERIIVAPGGLSRFYLDGFSGRVGSTWMTKEERLLDIENYINYLNSVAEEVLSCDKDVKITLFGFSQGSATVCRWAEKLNFAFSRLILHSGAFPPDIDFSGLGNQLKDKQVFMLRGDQDEFINEERKAEQQALIEKLDVQVKQIEFQGKHDIHVDSLRKIIEQ; encoded by the coding sequence ATGCGAAATACCGTTCATTTTCAGCACAAAGCAGTCTTTTACCAAAGTGAACCTATTAGTTCTTCTACAAATGAGATTTGGTTTGTTTTACATGGTTATGGACAGCTCCCACAGTACTTCATCAGGAAATTTAAGGAAATCTCAACTAAAGAGAGGATTATTGTTGCCCCTGGTGGACTATCACGTTTTTACTTGGACGGGTTTTCAGGAAGAGTTGGAAGTACTTGGATGACTAAAGAGGAAAGATTGCTCGATATAGAGAACTATATAAATTATCTTAATTCAGTTGCAGAGGAAGTTCTGAGCTGTGATAAGGATGTGAAAATTACTTTGTTTGGTTTTTCACAAGGCTCTGCTACTGTTTGTAGATGGGCGGAAAAGCTCAATTTTGCTTTCAGTCGATTAATTTTACATTCAGGTGCTTTCCCGCCTGATATTGATTTTTCGGGACTTGGAAATCAACTAAAAGACAAGCAGGTTTTTATGCTAAGAGGAGATCAAGATGAGTTTATTAATGAAGAAAGGAAAGCTGAACAACAGGCATTAATCGAAAAATTAGATGTGCAAGTGAAGCAGATTGAATTTCAGGGTAAACATGATATTCATGTGGATTCATTAAGAAAAATTATTGAGCAGTAG
- the purB gene encoding adenylosuccinate lyase has protein sequence MDLTTLSAISPVDGRYRTKTQSLAPYFSEWALIKYRVHVEVEYFIALCELPLPQLKAFDHTLFPKMRALASDFNEKDALVIKEIEKTTNHDVKAVEYFLKQKFDELGIGAQKEFIHFGLTSQDINNTATPLLLKHATEKVYLPFLTEIKGILGKYANEWKDVPMLAKTHGQPASPTRLGKEIAVFEIRLQEQLKLEKNIPFAAKFGGATGNFNAHHVAYPDIDWRKFGNNFCEKYLELKRSEPTTQIEHYDHLAAHFDTFKRLNTILIDLSKDIWQYISMNYFKQKIAKNEVGSSAMPHKVNPIDFENAEGNLGIANAVFEHLSAKLPISRLQRDLTDSTVLRNIGVPLAHSIIAFESLKKGLGKLELNPSAIEQDLTENWAVVAEAIQTILRREAYPAPYEALKALTRKNEKITQSTISEFIEQLDVTDAIKNELKDITPFNYTGI, from the coding sequence ATGGATTTAACTACTTTAAGTGCCATTTCTCCAGTTGATGGTCGGTATAGAACAAAAACGCAAAGTCTTGCCCCCTACTTTTCTGAGTGGGCACTAATTAAATACAGAGTTCATGTAGAAGTAGAATACTTCATTGCCCTTTGCGAGCTTCCATTACCACAACTTAAAGCCTTTGATCATACCTTGTTCCCAAAAATGCGTGCTTTGGCATCTGATTTTAATGAAAAAGATGCGTTAGTGATTAAGGAAATAGAGAAAACCACCAATCATGATGTGAAGGCGGTAGAATATTTTCTAAAGCAAAAATTTGATGAGCTGGGGATCGGTGCCCAAAAAGAGTTTATCCATTTTGGACTAACCTCTCAAGACATTAACAATACGGCCACTCCACTTTTATTAAAGCACGCCACAGAAAAAGTGTATTTACCCTTTTTAACAGAAATAAAAGGTATTTTAGGGAAGTATGCCAATGAATGGAAAGATGTTCCAATGCTTGCAAAAACCCATGGACAGCCAGCTTCTCCAACTAGGTTAGGAAAGGAAATTGCTGTATTTGAAATTCGCTTGCAGGAGCAATTGAAGTTGGAGAAAAACATTCCTTTTGCTGCAAAATTTGGTGGAGCCACAGGAAATTTTAATGCTCATCATGTTGCTTATCCCGATATTGATTGGAGAAAATTTGGGAATAACTTCTGTGAGAAATATCTTGAGCTTAAGCGTTCAGAACCTACTACTCAAATTGAGCATTATGACCATTTAGCCGCTCACTTTGATACGTTCAAACGATTAAATACCATCTTAATAGATTTAAGTAAAGATATTTGGCAATACATTAGCATGAATTATTTTAAGCAAAAAATTGCCAAAAATGAGGTGGGTTCTTCTGCCATGCCGCACAAAGTCAACCCTATTGATTTTGAAAATGCCGAAGGAAATCTAGGTATAGCCAATGCAGTTTTTGAACACCTATCAGCCAAACTTCCTATTTCAAGATTACAAAGGGATTTAACAGACTCTACAGTTTTAAGAAATATCGGAGTGCCGCTTGCCCATTCAATCATCGCTTTTGAATCATTGAAAAAAGGGCTAGGTAAGTTAGAACTAAATCCATCAGCCATTGAACAGGACTTAACAGAAAATTGGGCTGTTGTTGCGGAGGCTATACAAACCATTCTGAGAAGAGAGGCTTATCCTGCTCCTTATGAAGCACTGAAAGCTTTAACTCGTAAAAATGAGAAAATTACACAAAGTACCATTTCAGAATTTATTGAGCAGCTGGATGTGACTGATGCGATTAAAAATGAATTAAAAGATATTACACCATTTAATTATACAGGCATCTAG
- a CDS encoding D-glycero-alpha-D-manno-heptose-1,7-bisphosphate 7-phosphatase → MSSNKCVFLDRDGVLNKERGDYTFQIDEFEIIDGVKDALNLLKHSGYLLIVITNQAGIAKGRYEKEDVMICHNYLQAETGGLIDDIFFSPHHPITTESLLRKPDSLMIEKAIAKWSIDPSLSYMIGDSLRDLEASEKVGVKGILVGEKEKANFTAPKAQNLLDAVKKYILSRSNVS, encoded by the coding sequence ATGAGTAGCAATAAATGTGTGTTTTTAGATAGAGATGGTGTTTTAAATAAAGAAAGAGGAGATTACACTTTTCAGATTGACGAGTTCGAGATTATTGATGGTGTTAAGGATGCATTAAATCTGCTGAAGCATTCGGGTTATTTGTTAATTGTAATTACTAATCAAGCAGGTATTGCCAAAGGGCGGTATGAAAAGGAAGATGTGATGATTTGCCACAACTATTTACAGGCAGAAACAGGAGGCTTAATAGATGATATTTTTTTCTCTCCTCATCACCCTATTACAACTGAATCTTTGTTAAGAAAGCCTGACAGTCTGATGATAGAGAAAGCTATAGCCAAATGGAGTATTGATCCAAGCCTATCTTACATGATAGGAGATTCTCTTAGAGATCTAGAAGCTTCTGAAAAGGTAGGAGTGAAGGGTATATTAGTAGGCGAGAAGGAGAAAGCGAACTTCACTGCACCAAAAGCTCAAAACTTGTTGGATGCAGTGAAAAAATATATTCTAAGCAGGAGCAATGTTAGTTAA
- the lepB gene encoding signal peptidase I, translating to MKIPFFNKKKKPAKPKSKLREWIDALVFAVIAATLIRWATLEAFVIPTPSMEGTLLVGDYLFVSKLHYGPRTPKTPLQLPLTHRRFYGTEDVPAYLDWIQLPQVRLPGFSEVKRNDAVVFNYPEELQYPLDLREYYIKRCVGIAGDKIQVINAELYVNDTKTDLPEDVQFSYFIKTKQSIRDRVFEEYNIWDKMYEPGYGYRVHAEPKEIEKMKSLTFVDDIIFSPTYKNGQILSTDSSDVDDATFPKTPETDWNKDFYGPITVPKEGQKIEINHENLLMYGDVLRYYEHLEDVQIKNDKLYIDGKEVKEYTFSQDYFFMMGDNRHNSWDSRFWGFVPKDHVVGKALFIWMSMDPNESFFSKIRWERLFTGIN from the coding sequence ATGAAAATTCCATTTTTCAATAAAAAGAAAAAACCAGCCAAGCCAAAATCTAAACTTAGAGAGTGGATAGATGCGTTAGTATTTGCTGTAATTGCAGCCACGCTAATTAGATGGGCTACCTTAGAGGCATTTGTAATCCCTACTCCATCTATGGAAGGAACTTTATTGGTAGGTGACTACCTTTTTGTAAGCAAATTACATTATGGCCCCAGAACGCCTAAAACCCCTTTACAATTACCTCTGACCCATCGAAGATTTTATGGGACTGAGGATGTTCCGGCTTACCTCGATTGGATTCAATTGCCACAAGTAAGGCTCCCGGGATTTAGCGAAGTCAAAAGAAATGATGCGGTAGTTTTTAATTACCCTGAAGAATTACAGTATCCACTTGATTTAAGGGAATACTATATCAAAAGATGTGTAGGTATTGCAGGAGATAAAATTCAAGTAATAAATGCTGAGTTATACGTCAATGATACAAAAACGGATCTTCCCGAAGATGTGCAGTTCAGCTATTTCATTAAAACAAAACAAAGCATTCGAGATAGAGTATTTGAAGAATATAATATTTGGGATAAAATGTATGAACCAGGTTATGGCTACAGAGTTCATGCTGAACCAAAAGAAATAGAAAAGATGAAATCCCTTACTTTTGTGGATGACATTATCTTCTCCCCTACTTATAAAAATGGTCAAATTTTAAGCACCGATAGTAGTGATGTTGACGATGCTACTTTCCCAAAAACTCCAGAGACTGATTGGAATAAAGACTTTTACGGACCCATCACTGTTCCAAAGGAAGGTCAAAAGATTGAGATTAACCATGAAAACTTGCTAATGTACGGTGATGTTCTGCGTTATTATGAGCACTTGGAAGACGTTCAGATAAAAAATGACAAGCTTTATATTGATGGAAAAGAAGTAAAAGAGTATACTTTTTCTCAAGACTACTTTTTCATGATGGGAGACAATCGTCATAATTCATGGGACAGCCGCTTCTGGGGATTTGTCCCTAAAGACCATGTGGTGGGTAAAGCCTTATTCATCTGGATGAGTATGGATCCTAACGAATCATTCTTTAGCAAGATCAGGTGGGAACGGCTATTTACCGGAATTAATTAA
- a CDS encoding DUF1987 domain-containing protein, translated as MEIINLEGTEDTPKILLDKGNGIFEISGRSLPEDSAEFYQPILDWIAAYGEDPNPETLFTFKLEYFNTASSKLILDVLSALEDIDGVTIDWYFHEDDEDMEEAGEEFSELVEIPFEFKTY; from the coding sequence ATGGAAATCATTAACCTTGAAGGAACAGAGGATACCCCTAAAATATTATTGGATAAAGGAAATGGTATTTTTGAAATATCTGGAAGATCATTACCAGAAGATTCAGCTGAATTCTATCAACCAATTTTAGATTGGATTGCAGCCTATGGTGAAGATCCGAATCCTGAAACTCTATTTACATTTAAACTAGAATATTTCAATACGGCCTCTTCAAAATTAATACTAGATGTTTTATCGGCTTTAGAAGATATTGATGGAGTAACCATCGACTGGTATTTTCATGAAGATGACGAGGATATGGAAGAAGCAGGTGAAGAGTTTTCAGAACTTGTTGAAATTCCGTTCGAATTCAAAACCTATTAA
- a CDS encoding RluA family pseudouridine synthase, translating into MNKKSVPANQELNSYIIQEETELLKHLIATYPHRKKPLLKSVMGGGQIRINGDVITQFNHPLKKGDEIQINWAKPSKKVKLQKLNIIYEDQDLIVIEKEAGLLSVASLKEKNKNAVQILKEHMEAIDPRNKVYIIHRLEREASGILLFAKSQKVQEQLQNHWEDYVIDRKYVAIVEGKIKDSEKTLKHYLRSNKHNQVYIVNTPDSATEAITHFKLLKQSNAYSMLEFKLETGFKNQIRVQMAHYGFPVTGDKKYTAKKNPLGRVALHANLIELKHPISGEHLKFELVPPSNFRNLVAKG; encoded by the coding sequence ATGAATAAAAAATCAGTACCTGCCAACCAGGAGCTAAACAGCTATATAATTCAAGAAGAAACAGAATTATTGAAGCATTTGATTGCCACCTATCCTCATAGAAAAAAGCCCTTATTGAAATCCGTAATGGGAGGAGGTCAAATCAGAATTAATGGTGACGTGATCACACAGTTTAATCATCCACTTAAAAAAGGGGATGAAATACAAATCAATTGGGCAAAGCCTTCCAAAAAAGTAAAGCTGCAAAAACTGAACATCATTTATGAAGATCAGGATTTGATTGTAATTGAAAAAGAGGCAGGACTCCTTTCAGTTGCCTCTTTAAAAGAAAAAAACAAAAATGCTGTACAGATCCTGAAAGAGCATATGGAGGCAATTGACCCCAGAAATAAAGTCTACATTATTCATCGGCTTGAGAGAGAAGCTTCTGGAATTCTTCTGTTTGCCAAAAGTCAAAAGGTTCAGGAACAACTTCAAAACCACTGGGAGGATTATGTCATTGATAGGAAATATGTTGCAATAGTGGAAGGTAAAATCAAAGACTCTGAAAAAACCTTAAAACACTATTTAAGAAGTAATAAACACAATCAAGTATACATCGTAAATACTCCAGATAGCGCTACGGAAGCCATCACGCATTTTAAATTACTAAAGCAAAGCAACGCTTATTCTATGCTGGAATTTAAGCTTGAAACAGGCTTTAAAAACCAGATTAGAGTACAGATGGCTCACTATGGGTTCCCAGTAACGGGAGACAAAAAATATACAGCCAAGAAAAATCCTTTGGGAAGAGTGGCGTTACATGCAAACTTAATTGAACTGAAGCATCCAATAAGTGGTGAACATTTGAAGTTTGAGTTAGTTCCTCCTTCTAACTTCAGAAATTTAGTTGCAAAAGGTTAA
- a CDS encoding DUF3127 domain-containing protein, producing the protein MEFKGKVINILPEEKGQGKNGEWRKQSYIFETQEQYPKKICAEVWGDKIDGFNIKEGEELTAKINIDSREYNGKWYTNVKVWAVDRASDGNVGGVPNAQSDNFPPATGGMTSPQDAPPPSEDDELPF; encoded by the coding sequence ATGGAATTTAAAGGAAAGGTTATAAATATTTTACCCGAGGAAAAAGGTCAGGGTAAAAATGGAGAATGGAGAAAGCAATCTTATATTTTTGAAACGCAGGAGCAATATCCAAAGAAAATTTGTGCCGAGGTTTGGGGAGATAAAATTGATGGTTTTAATATCAAGGAAGGGGAAGAGCTAACTGCTAAAATAAATATTGACAGTAGAGAGTATAACGGGAAATGGTATACTAATGTGAAAGTTTGGGCTGTTGATAGGGCTTCAGATGGAAATGTAGGAGGTGTTCCAAATGCTCAAAGTGATAATTTCCCACCGGCCACTGGAGGGATGACTTCACCACAAGATGCGCCACCTCCAAGTGAAGATGATGAATTGCCATTTTAA
- a CDS encoding SiaB family protein kinase has protein sequence MKYIYDLHKTMLSRNLILVYEGEFTQEITKSVLAMAERNMDSMGEESSIKRKVFNVMVECLQNIVKHSDDFNPLSAKRNAAIFIIGKEDDRYVVTSGNPVDTEAAESLKKRIDEINKLDKDGLKAMYKDIIKSNSLSNKGGAGLGFVDMARKSGQKLEYDFEDMGEGFHFFSLTTTILRF, from the coding sequence ATGAAGTATATATACGACCTACATAAAACCATGCTGTCCAGAAACCTTATACTGGTTTACGAAGGGGAATTTACCCAAGAGATTACAAAATCAGTTTTGGCAATGGCAGAACGAAACATGGATTCTATGGGTGAGGAGTCAAGCATAAAGCGAAAGGTGTTTAATGTAATGGTAGAGTGTTTGCAGAATATTGTGAAGCATTCTGATGATTTTAATCCACTTTCAGCAAAGCGTAATGCAGCTATTTTTATTATTGGAAAAGAAGATGATCGTTATGTAGTAACGAGTGGAAATCCAGTTGATACAGAAGCGGCAGAATCACTAAAAAAGAGAATAGATGAAATTAATAAACTAGATAAGGACGGTTTGAAAGCTATGTATAAGGATATTATTAAATCTAATAGCTTATCGAACAAAGGTGGTGCAGGTTTGGGATTTGTTGATATGGCTCGGAAGTCTGGTCAAAAATTAGAATATGACTTTGAAGACATGGGCGAAGGATTTCATTTCTTTTCACTTACCACTACGATTTTGAGATTTTAA
- a CDS encoding polyprenol monophosphomannose synthase gives MKNNLVIIPTYNERENIEDIIRAIFLLSTRFDILIIDDNSPDGTSDIVKKLQSEYSDQLHIIERLGKLGLGTAYIEGFKYALKHKYEYIFEMDADFSHNPLDLLELLKSCSREDVQLSIGSRYKTGVNVVNWPMGRVLMSYLASKYVRFITGLPVYDATAGFICYHRSVLETIELDKIKFIGYAFQIEMKFTAWKHGFGIEEVPIIFTDRSKGVSKMSKKIFKEAIFGVIQMKVKSWFKKYKQANTFGKAQNATAQ, from the coding sequence ATGAAGAATAATTTAGTCATCATACCAACTTATAATGAACGCGAAAATATAGAAGACATAATTCGTGCTATATTTCTATTATCAACAAGATTTGACATTTTGATAATTGATGACAATTCTCCTGATGGCACTTCCGACATTGTTAAAAAATTACAGAGTGAATATTCAGATCAGCTCCACATCATTGAAAGATTAGGAAAATTAGGATTGGGCACAGCGTATATTGAAGGTTTCAAGTATGCTCTAAAACACAAATATGAGTATATCTTTGAAATGGATGCAGATTTTTCTCATAATCCGTTGGATTTACTTGAATTACTAAAATCTTGCAGTAGAGAAGATGTTCAGCTTTCCATCGGCTCAAGATACAAAACGGGTGTAAATGTTGTAAACTGGCCTATGGGTAGGGTGTTGATGTCCTATTTGGCCAGTAAATATGTTCGCTTCATCACGGGCTTACCAGTGTATGATGCCACTGCTGGTTTTATTTGCTACCATAGATCAGTTTTAGAAACTATTGAGCTCGATAAAATAAAATTTATTGGTTACGCATTCCAAATTGAAATGAAATTTACAGCATGGAAACATGGTTTTGGAATTGAAGAAGTGCCCATCATCTTTACAGATCGAAGTAAAGGCGTTTCAAAAATGTCAAAAAAGATATTTAAGGAGGCAATTTTTGGAGTAATTCAGATGAAGGTCAAGAGTTGGTTCAAAAAATACAAGCAAGCCAATACATTTGGCAAGGCCCAAAATGCTACTGCTCAATAA
- a CDS encoding ATP-binding cassette domain-containing protein yields MSEEILKALTQLFGIITKQDGGATEKERNFVIGFFQQELDQDSIKEYLELYDKLVGWGEEPEKEEEDGKAKKKKLTSVRDSVRTLAICKKINKTLTQKQKVVVLIKLLEMVSSDKNFTPQRMEIIDTVSNVFNIVKDEFKLIESFVTKTKSSDLEEFEDILSVNNDTPIEDNLHVHADIDGEILFLNVRSVDMYFVKYTGSEEINLNGFIMKTDGVYLFSHGSTIKTPKGAALYYSELIRKFLSDGEQVNLSFNAEDIVLQFPNGELGLRNVNVFEGPGELVGIMGASGAGKTTLLNVLAGIQSPTSGHIKINGLDLNQDQDELQGIIGYVSQDDLLIEELTVYQNLYYNAKLCFAKMTEEEIHKRVMDTLENLGLEARKDLRVGGVLDKTISGGQRKRLNIALELIREPAVMFVDEPTSGLSSRDSENVIDLLKELTLKGKLIFVVIHQPSSDIYKMFDKMIIMDTGGYQIFYGHPVEAVTYFKKTTNQVDADRGVCPTCGNVNPEQIFNIVEAKVVDEYGQLTNKRKINPSQWRDFYLESFDHKPVKDEEEAPPSTLAIPNKLKQTVIFTIRDTLSKLSNKQYLLINLLEAPFLALLLAFIIKYRSAPSGEEYIFRFNDNLPAFLLMSIIVALFMGLTVSAEEIIRDRKILKRESFLNLSWNSYLLSKITILFTLSAIQTLTYVIIGVLVLEIRDATFSMWAILFTTSCFANVLGLNVSAAFKSAVTVYILIPLLLIPQMILSGLLFSFDKLNDFISTKGKVPIVADLMTSRWAYEALAVDMFKNNTYQEFFFDIESDEKTADFKSSFMTKKIREKLRVIENNLGSDEEQAEQEIEYATEVIFNALEKEPFKGSLEGEDLKEILNPEKMNQEKINKISSYTDQLRDHYLKKFNLAIKKKETLQFLMENDSSYQFDLNEAKDKYYNESLADLVRNLTVEDRVIEFKGELIQQIDPVFNKPKEPDNLLNYRTHFFAPEKYFAGAYIDTFYFNIIVIWFMSLILYITLYFELFGKAISFFGNIKLKKKES; encoded by the coding sequence ATGAGTGAAGAGATACTCAAAGCCTTAACTCAATTATTTGGAATTATCACCAAGCAGGATGGAGGAGCCACAGAAAAGGAAAGAAATTTCGTTATTGGTTTCTTCCAGCAAGAGCTTGACCAAGACTCTATTAAAGAGTATTTGGAGCTATATGACAAATTGGTGGGATGGGGAGAAGAACCAGAAAAAGAGGAAGAAGACGGTAAAGCTAAAAAGAAAAAGCTTACCTCAGTTAGAGATTCGGTTAGAACTTTAGCTATATGTAAAAAAATTAATAAAACCCTTACCCAAAAGCAAAAGGTTGTAGTATTGATCAAGCTTTTGGAGATGGTCTCCTCAGATAAGAATTTTACACCACAAAGAATGGAAATCATTGATACGGTTTCCAATGTTTTTAATATTGTTAAAGACGAATTCAAACTAATTGAAAGCTTTGTTACTAAAACAAAATCTTCTGACCTTGAGGAGTTTGAAGATATATTATCGGTCAATAATGATACCCCCATTGAAGATAATCTACATGTACATGCTGATATCGATGGCGAAATACTCTTCTTGAATGTAAGAAGTGTAGATATGTACTTCGTTAAATATACCGGTTCAGAGGAAATAAATCTTAATGGCTTCATCATGAAAACAGATGGAGTTTATTTGTTTTCTCATGGAAGTACAATTAAAACGCCTAAAGGCGCGGCATTATATTATTCCGAGTTGATACGGAAATTCTTATCAGATGGAGAGCAAGTCAATTTGTCTTTTAATGCTGAAGATATTGTCCTTCAATTTCCTAATGGAGAACTTGGACTCAGAAATGTAAATGTTTTTGAGGGCCCAGGTGAATTAGTGGGTATAATGGGTGCTTCAGGTGCAGGTAAAACTACTCTTTTAAATGTTCTAGCTGGAATTCAGTCACCTACTTCAGGTCATATTAAGATTAATGGTCTTGATTTGAATCAAGATCAAGATGAGCTGCAGGGAATAATCGGATACGTATCTCAAGATGATTTATTGATTGAGGAATTAACCGTTTATCAAAACTTGTATTATAATGCTAAGCTTTGCTTTGCTAAGATGACTGAGGAAGAAATCCATAAAAGAGTTATGGATACTTTAGAAAACTTAGGACTCGAAGCTAGGAAGGATTTAAGAGTGGGTGGCGTGTTGGATAAAACGATATCAGGTGGTCAGAGAAAAAGGCTAAATATCGCTTTGGAATTAATTCGTGAGCCAGCGGTAATGTTTGTAGATGAACCAACTTCTGGATTGTCATCTCGTGATTCTGAAAATGTAATCGATCTTTTAAAAGAATTAACACTTAAGGGGAAACTAATTTTCGTAGTTATCCATCAGCCTTCATCAGACATATACAAAATGTTTGATAAGATGATTATAATGGATACTGGAGGATATCAAATATTCTATGGCCATCCTGTAGAAGCCGTTACCTATTTTAAGAAAACTACAAATCAGGTAGATGCCGATCGAGGGGTTTGTCCTACTTGTGGTAATGTGAATCCTGAACAAATATTTAATATCGTTGAGGCAAAAGTGGTAGATGAGTATGGTCAATTAACCAATAAGCGAAAAATCAACCCGAGCCAATGGCGGGACTTTTACTTAGAAAGTTTTGATCACAAACCTGTAAAAGATGAAGAGGAAGCCCCACCATCTACTCTGGCTATCCCCAACAAGCTCAAGCAGACAGTAATATTTACGATACGAGATACCTTATCAAAATTAAGTAATAAGCAGTATTTACTAATCAATTTGTTGGAGGCTCCGTTTTTGGCGCTTTTGCTGGCTTTCATAATAAAGTACAGAAGTGCCCCATCGGGTGAGGAGTATATCTTTAGATTTAATGATAACCTTCCGGCCTTCCTCTTAATGAGTATTATTGTTGCCTTGTTTATGGGGCTTACAGTCAGTGCGGAAGAAATAATCAGAGATAGGAAAATATTGAAACGTGAGTCGTTCCTGAATTTAAGTTGGAATAGCTATTTACTTTCTAAAATCACAATTTTATTTACATTATCTGCTATTCAAACACTGACCTATGTAATCATTGGAGTGCTGGTACTGGAAATAAGAGATGCTACTTTTAGTATGTGGGCTATTTTATTTACCACCTCCTGCTTTGCGAATGTATTGGGATTAAATGTAAGTGCCGCATTCAAATCAGCTGTTACCGTGTATATCCTTATCCCACTTTTACTTATCCCGCAAATGATTTTAAGTGGCTTGTTGTTTAGTTTCGATAAGTTGAATGATTTTATAAGCACGAAAGGTAAAGTGCCCATAGTGGCTGATTTAATGACATCAAGATGGGCATATGAGGCATTGGCTGTTGATATGTTTAAAAATAATACCTATCAAGAATTCTTTTTTGATATTGAATCCGATGAAAAGACCGCGGATTTTAAATCTTCTTTTATGACCAAGAAGATCAGGGAAAAATTGAGAGTGATTGAAAATAATTTAGGATCTGATGAAGAGCAAGCGGAGCAGGAAATAGAGTATGCAACTGAAGTAATTTTTAACGCACTTGAGAAAGAGCCATTCAAAGGTAGTTTGGAAGGGGAGGATTTGAAAGAAATCCTTAATCCTGAGAAAATGAACCAAGAAAAGATTAATAAGATCAGTAGTTATACAGATCAGTTAAGGGATCACTACTTGAAAAAGTTTAATTTGGCTATCAAGAAAAAAGAGACTTTACAATTTCTAATGGAAAATGATTCTTCATACCAGTTTGACCTGAATGAAGCAAAAGATAAATACTACAATGAGAGTTTGGCTGATTTAGTGAGGAATTTAACAGTTGAAGACCGAGTAATTGAATTTAAAGGCGAGTTAATTCAACAAATTGACCCTGTATTTAACAAGCCTAAGGAACCAGATAACCTTCTTAATTATCGAACTCACTTTTTTGCTCCGGAAAAGTATTTTGCCGGAGCCTACATTGATACATTTTATTTTAATATTATTGTAATATGGTTCATGTCTTTAATTCTTTATATTACTTTGTATTTTGAACTTTTCGGTAAGGCAATTTCATTTTTCGGGAATATTAAGCTGAAAAAGAAAGAATCATAA